One Pirellulales bacterium DNA window includes the following coding sequences:
- a CDS encoding DUF1501 domain-containing protein: MTATPATVINRRELLKGGLGLGGIALADLLTQGKAQAGPLDRGALGEPHFPPKVRRIIYLFMSGAPSQLDLLDYKPLLNQRQGEQLPDSVRGGQRLTGMSGNQSSIPLVGSPFKFQQHGAGGAWFSELLPHTASIADDLCIVRSMFTEAINHGPGVTFLQTGSQIAGRPSMGAWLSYGLGQENANLPSFVVLVTKDKGGQALGTHLWGSGFLPTRHQGVLFRAAKDPVLYLDNPAGVNTDSRRLMLDRLRELHQHQLETTPDTEIQNRIDHYEMAFAMQSSIPEVVDIAAEPQAVLDSYGPDVKTPGTFAANCLLARRMAERGVRFIQLYHQDWDHHGGLPEALPKLCKETDQPAAALVQDLKRCGLLEDTLVIWGGEFGRTNYCQGKIQTNFGRDHHPRCFSMWLAGGGIKRGTVYGETCEFGYNVASGGLHIHDLQATVLHLLGIDHERLTYKFQGRRYRLTDVHGNVVPGILA; this comes from the coding sequence ATGACCGCGACGCCTGCTACCGTGATCAATCGCCGTGAGCTGCTCAAAGGGGGACTCGGTTTAGGGGGGATTGCCCTGGCTGACCTGCTGACGCAGGGCAAGGCACAGGCCGGTCCGCTCGATCGCGGTGCGCTAGGAGAACCGCATTTCCCTCCCAAGGTTCGCCGGATCATTTATCTGTTCATGTCCGGCGCGCCGTCGCAACTCGACCTCCTGGATTACAAGCCACTCTTGAACCAGCGACAAGGCGAGCAGCTCCCCGATTCGGTGCGCGGCGGACAACGGCTGACCGGCATGTCGGGCAATCAATCCTCGATACCGCTGGTAGGCTCGCCGTTCAAGTTTCAACAGCATGGCGCAGGGGGCGCCTGGTTCAGCGAGTTGCTGCCGCACACGGCTTCGATCGCCGACGATTTGTGCATCGTGCGCTCGATGTTCACCGAAGCGATCAACCACGGCCCCGGCGTCACCTTCCTGCAGACCGGATCACAAATCGCCGGTCGACCAAGTATGGGCGCCTGGCTGAGCTACGGACTGGGACAAGAGAACGCCAATTTGCCGTCGTTCGTCGTGCTGGTCACCAAAGACAAAGGGGGACAGGCGCTAGGAACTCACCTGTGGGGGAGTGGGTTTCTGCCGACACGGCATCAGGGTGTCTTGTTCCGTGCCGCCAAGGATCCGGTGCTATATCTCGACAATCCGGCCGGCGTTAATACCGACAGCCGGCGTTTGATGCTCGATCGACTGCGCGAACTGCATCAGCACCAACTCGAAACGACCCCTGATACCGAAATTCAGAATCGGATCGACCACTACGAGATGGCATTCGCGATGCAATCAAGTATTCCCGAAGTGGTCGACATCGCAGCCGAGCCGCAGGCGGTGCTCGACTCGTATGGGCCCGACGTAAAGACTCCCGGCACATTCGCCGCCAATTGTTTATTGGCCCGTCGCATGGCGGAGCGCGGAGTGCGGTTTATCCAGCTTTATCACCAGGACTGGGATCATCATGGTGGACTGCCGGAGGCGCTGCCGAAACTGTGCAAAGAGACAGACCAGCCGGCCGCCGCCCTGGTGCAGGACCTAAAACGCTGCGGTCTATTGGAAGACACGCTTGTGATCTGGGGTGGCGAGTTTGGTCGGACAAACTATTGCCAGGGGAAGATCCAAACGAATTTCGGCCGCGACCATCACCCGCGCTGTTTCAGCATGTGGCTGGCCGGCGGAGGCATCAAGCGCGGAACGGTCTACGGAGAAACCTGCGAGTTCGGCTACAACGTCGCGTCAGGCGGCCTGCATATTCACGATTTGCAGGCCACGGTCCTGCACTTGCTCGGCATCGACCATGAACGCTTGACTTACAAATTCCAAGGACGTCGCTATCGACTGACAGACGTCCACGGCAACGTCGTCCCCGGTATTCTGGCGTAG
- a CDS encoding D-2-hydroxyacid dehydrogenase, translating to MSRPIIVVLDGATLNPGDNPWTKLEAIGQVVVYDRSPPSTIAMRARDASVVVVNKVKLSREFFEQAPTVRFVAVTATGTDCVDSVAARERGVPVANVPIYGTDSVAQFVFALLLNACHHVDLHNQAVHDGEWGRAADFCFWKTPLLELAGRTIGIVGFGRIGRRVGDLAHAFGMSVLAHNPHRGPVPSYEPFAWVELEELFVRSDVISLHCPATPQTRGIVNRQLLGHVRPHAVLINTSRGDLIVEADLATALDRGQLAAAAVDVASAEPIRPDNPLLKAKNCVITPHIAWATLAARQRLMAATVQNVANFLAGNPTNVVNP from the coding sequence TTGAGTCGTCCCATTATCGTTGTTCTGGACGGTGCGACGTTGAACCCGGGCGACAATCCGTGGACCAAGTTGGAAGCAATTGGACAAGTGGTCGTCTACGACCGCTCGCCGCCATCGACGATTGCCATGCGGGCACGTGACGCGTCCGTGGTGGTGGTTAACAAGGTCAAGCTGTCGCGCGAGTTTTTTGAGCAGGCGCCCACAGTGCGCTTCGTCGCAGTCACTGCCACGGGCACGGATTGCGTCGACAGTGTCGCGGCACGAGAACGCGGGGTGCCGGTGGCGAACGTCCCCATTTATGGCACGGATTCCGTGGCGCAGTTCGTTTTCGCCCTGCTACTGAATGCTTGCCATCATGTCGACTTGCATAACCAGGCCGTTCACGACGGCGAATGGGGCCGCGCGGCGGATTTCTGCTTTTGGAAGACGCCGCTGCTGGAGTTAGCCGGACGGACGATCGGAATCGTTGGTTTCGGCCGCATCGGCCGGCGTGTGGGGGATCTGGCCCATGCATTTGGCATGTCGGTCCTGGCCCACAATCCACATCGCGGACCAGTCCCGAGCTACGAGCCGTTTGCCTGGGTTGAGCTGGAAGAACTCTTCGTGCGCTCGGATGTTATCAGTTTGCACTGTCCTGCGACGCCGCAGACCAGAGGCATCGTGAATCGCCAACTGCTCGGGCATGTGCGACCGCATGCTGTGTTGATTAACACGTCACGTGGCGATTTGATCGTCGAGGCCGATTTGGCTACCGCGCTCGATCGCGGCCAACTTGCAGCAGCCGCCGTCGATGTTGCATCGGCAGAGCCGATTCGGCCGGACAATCCCTTGCTCAAGGCCAAAAATTGCGTCATCACGCCCCACATTGCCTGGGCCACGCTTGCGGCTCGGCAGCGTTTAATGGCGGCCACCGTGCAGAACGTCGCCAACTTCCTGGCCGGCAATCCTACTAACGTGGTGAATCCGTGA
- a CDS encoding phosphotransferase, which translates to MAEYASANALDIEQPGQLEIYLRSTGRVPAKDHITVQRLAGGVSNRTMLVACNSGPRWVIKQALAKLRVAVDWFADPVRVHREALAMRWLNQVLPAGSVPALVFEDPEQHLLAMECVPEPHDNWKTLLLAQPIDSEHVRQFGALLGNIHRQGCVEGAAVPSELSDKSLFEALRLEPYYRYTAEQVPEAGSFLRALVERTRSRHDTFVHGDFSPKNILVHHGRLVLLDHEVAHVGDPAFDVGFALAHLLSKAHYRVDQRDEFAVAADYFWRIYWQTRGTVPWQEDLAGRVVQHTLACLLSRVEGRSPLEYFQDSHRARQRQAVLALLTRPPQTVSDLIPAFLERI; encoded by the coding sequence ATGGCGGAATACGCCAGCGCCAACGCGCTAGACATCGAGCAGCCCGGCCAGTTGGAGATCTATTTGCGGTCTACAGGCCGTGTGCCGGCAAAAGACCACATTACCGTTCAGCGCCTTGCGGGGGGCGTTTCCAATCGTACGATGCTCGTCGCGTGCAATAGCGGACCGCGGTGGGTTATCAAGCAAGCGCTCGCTAAGCTGCGCGTTGCGGTCGATTGGTTTGCCGATCCGGTGCGCGTGCATCGCGAGGCGCTCGCCATGCGATGGTTGAATCAGGTTCTCCCAGCCGGCAGCGTGCCGGCGCTTGTCTTCGAAGACCCGGAGCAACATCTGCTGGCGATGGAGTGTGTGCCAGAACCCCACGATAACTGGAAGACGCTCCTGCTCGCGCAACCTATCGACAGCGAACACGTGCGTCAATTCGGCGCGTTGTTGGGCAATATCCATCGCCAAGGGTGTGTGGAGGGCGCCGCCGTGCCGTCTGAGTTGTCCGACAAATCGCTGTTCGAGGCACTCCGGCTGGAGCCTTACTACCGTTACACGGCTGAGCAAGTTCCCGAGGCCGGGAGCTTTCTCCGCGCGCTCGTCGAGCGCACGCGATCGAGGCATGACACATTCGTTCACGGTGATTTCAGCCCGAAGAATATCTTGGTCCATCACGGGCGGCTGGTTCTGCTCGACCACGAAGTAGCGCACGTGGGGGATCCTGCGTTTGACGTTGGCTTTGCGCTGGCGCACTTATTGAGTAAGGCACATTACCGCGTAGATCAGCGCGACGAGTTTGCGGTCGCCGCAGACTATTTCTGGCGCATTTATTGGCAAACGCGGGGAACGGTTCCTTGGCAGGAAGATTTGGCAGGCAGAGTTGTGCAGCATACCTTGGCCTGCCTACTATCGCGTGTTGAGGGGCGGTCGCCGCTGGAATATTTTCAAGACTCGCATCGGGCCCGACAGCGGCAGGCCGTTTTGGCACTGTTGACCAGACCGCCGCAGACCGTGTCGGACCTAATTCCTGCATTCTTAGAAAGGATATAA
- the eno gene encoding phosphopyruvate hydratase — MTIRRLTGLEILDSRGCPTVRATCELAGGAIGIASVPSGASTGAAEAVELRDGDPARYRGKGCLKAVAHINRELNSVLAGRDGLATQADVDRLLIDTDGTPNKARLGANAILAVSVAFARASAAEKRLPLYQYFADLVGQPLARAPILTINLFSGGKHAGWQVPIQDVLIVPRSAQTIGEALVMSSAVYHEAVELIRRKYDMRWLTADEGGLAPPVTSAEQLLADAVECIRSAGFEPGKEVALAVDVASSHFYREGNYHLGTQPFTADEMISHLVGWVDQFPIISIEDGLAEEDWQHWPQLAAALAGKALVMGDDLLCTNPQRIRRAIDTRACNALLLKVNQIGTLTEALQAHQLARSADWSVTLSVRSGDTEDDWFADLAVGLSADYSKAGSLTQSERLAKYNRLLAIEAERTAGSFE, encoded by the coding sequence GTGACAATCCGACGCTTAACCGGTCTGGAGATTCTTGATAGCCGTGGTTGCCCCACGGTGCGCGCCACCTGCGAGCTTGCCGGCGGAGCCATTGGCATCGCCTCGGTTCCCAGCGGCGCATCGACCGGGGCAGCCGAGGCGGTCGAGTTGCGCGATGGCGACCCCGCGCGATACCGTGGCAAGGGCTGCCTGAAGGCAGTCGCGCACATCAATCGCGAATTAAATAGTGTCCTAGCCGGTCGAGACGGCCTGGCGACACAAGCCGACGTCGATCGCCTGCTTATCGACACCGACGGCACGCCCAACAAGGCGCGCCTAGGAGCAAATGCGATTCTGGCGGTTTCCGTAGCGTTTGCCCGGGCCAGCGCTGCGGAGAAGCGTCTGCCCCTTTATCAATACTTCGCGGACCTGGTGGGACAACCGCTCGCCAGAGCCCCCATTCTTACCATCAATCTGTTTAGCGGCGGCAAGCACGCGGGTTGGCAAGTGCCGATTCAGGACGTGCTCATCGTGCCGCGCTCGGCACAAACTATTGGCGAAGCATTGGTGATGTCCAGCGCCGTTTATCACGAGGCCGTCGAGCTGATTCGCCGCAAGTACGACATGCGCTGGCTCACGGCCGACGAAGGGGGATTGGCCCCTCCGGTCACAAGCGCGGAACAGTTGCTTGCCGATGCGGTCGAGTGCATTCGCTCTGCCGGCTTCGAGCCAGGGAAGGAGGTTGCCTTGGCGGTGGACGTCGCGTCCAGCCATTTTTATCGCGAGGGTAACTATCACCTGGGAACGCAGCCGTTTACGGCCGACGAGATGATCTCGCACCTGGTCGGTTGGGTTGACCAATTTCCCATCATCAGTATCGAAGACGGTTTGGCAGAAGAGGACTGGCAACATTGGCCGCAACTTGCCGCCGCCCTCGCAGGCAAGGCCCTCGTAATGGGCGACGATCTACTCTGCACCAATCCGCAACGAATCCGCCGGGCCATCGATACGCGCGCCTGTAATGCGCTATTGTTAAAGGTCAATCAGATCGGCACGCTCACCGAGGCTCTACAAGCCCACCAATTGGCCCGCTCAGCGGACTGGAGCGTAACACTTTCGGTACGTAGCGGCGACACCGAAGACGATTGGTTCGCGGACCTCGCCGTCGGTTTGTCGGCCGACTACAGCAAAGCCGGCTCGCTCACTCAATCCGAACGGCTGGCGAAATACAACAGACTACTAGCGATCGAAGCCGAGCGGACGGCGGGAAGCTTCGAGTAG